The genomic window AAAAATCGTGATACTGTTAGGCAGCCTTACTTGCTATGCGAGAGCAGCAATTGTGCCAAGGCTGCCGCCCGTTTTACTTAGCACGGGAAGAACAAAAGGAGGCAATTTAGCCTGTATGTCTCCATCGGAAACACCGGAAAAGAGCCAATTGATTAAAACCCAAGCTCCCGAGCGTGGACCTCGACACTACCACCTGCTGTGGGACGAGGAGCTCGAGGCGCTGCAGCCGATCCTCAGACTGGTGCTCGAGCATCTGGAGCAAGTCGTAGAGCATTGGTATCAGCTCTACTTTCTTCACTTCGGCGATCGGCGGAGCCTGTCGGAGCCAGAGTTTCGCGACCTCTTCTTCAACGCGCTTTCGCGAAACACGAAGGACCTGCTTGAAGGAGACATGGATCGTTACGCGATCAATACGATCCGGACGGGCGAGATGTTGTGCGAGCGCAACGTGCCGTTTGCGGAGATCGTCGCGTCGCTGCATCTGTACGAGGAAAGCGCCTACACGGCGTTTCCCACCGATCCGCCGCCGCCGCTGGAGATCTACACGGCTTTCGACAAGCTGAGCCACATTCGCATGATCCTGCTGGCCGACGCGTACTTCCGCTCCGCTTCGGCAAGCGCGGGCGCGCGCATCCAGGCGCTCGAACGTCAGGCAACCTTGCTGTCGCGAGAAAAGCGGAGCATCTTTCACGGCTTGGTTGGTTCCAGCCCCATAATGCGCCGCCTCTACGACCGGATTGAGGCCGCGGCGGGGACGCGAGGAACGATCCTGATTGTCGGCGAAAGCGGGACCGGGAAGGAACTGGTGGCGCGCGCGATTCACGAATGTGGCGTGGATTCCACCGCCCCCTTCGTCGCGCTCAATTGTGCCGCGATTCCGAAAGACCTCATCGAGAGCGAGCTGTTCGGCTACCGGAAGGGCGCGTTCAGCGGTGCAAATGCCGATTACCTGGGACTCTTCCGGGCGGCCGAGGGAGGCACGCTGTTTCTCGACGAAGTTACCGAGATGGCGCCCGAGACGCAGAGCAAGCTCTTGCGCGCGGTGCAGGAACGGACTGTGCGGCCGGTCGGTTCGACAAAAGAGATGCCCGTAAATGTGCGCCTGGTTGCATCGACCAATCGCGATCCCGAGGAGGCTGTCCGCGCCGGCAACCTGCGTCAGGATCTCTACTACCGATTGCAGGCCGGAGTCCTCAGCGTGCCGCCCCTCCGAGAACGCTCCGATGATATCTCGCTTCTGGTCGAACACTTCATTGAGTTTTTCAATGAGAAGCTTCAACCGCGGATTCCGGTGCGGGGTATTGAGGAAGCTGCGATCGCCGCGATGGTGGAATATTCCTGGCCGGGGAATGTCCGCGAACTGTCCAACGCTCTCGAAGGGGCATTTACTTTTGGCCGCGCACCAATGATCCGGCCGCAAGACCTTCCAGTCGGGGTCGCCGCGAGTCGGCTTGACAGGCCTTCGCTTCAGTCGGATATGCCGCCGCCGGATATGCCACCGCCGGAGCCTGAACCATCGATTGGCACTTTTGCCGACGCCGAGCGCGAACTTATAGCTCGAGCGCTCAACGCTACCGAGGGCAACAAGGTGCAAGCCGCGATCCTGCTTCGAATCTCCCGCAAGAAGCTTTACGCAAAGATCGAAAAGTACGGCCTGTAGCAAACGCCGGGCACGCTCGCGTGCCCAGTGTGCATCCTTTTAGGCTTCCGCCAGCCATCGCGCTGGCGCTTTACGATACAATCTGCGCGGGCCCAAACCCCTCGACATAGCTTTCATCCGCGTTGTTTGGCCGGGCCCGCCGTGGCACAGGTGATGCTGCCTAACAACTGAAACCTCCGGAGAGCACAATGAACGAGAAATCTTTTGTGCGTGAAGTCGCCACGCTGGCGGACTGCGATGAGCGCCGGGCCGAAACCCTGATTTTTGCTGTCTTCCAGGAGTTGCGCGATCGACTCACCCCCAACGAGGCCGCCAAGGTTGCCGCGCAGCTTCCGATCTCGCTGAAAATGCTCTGGATGTCATTTGATCGGCCCGATCGGCAGGTCCGGCGCATTCATGAGCCCCAGTTCCTCGGCGACGTGGCGCGAATGACCGGACTCGGCTCCGAGGGTGAAGCCAAGCAAGCGGTGGTCGCGGTATTCAGCGCGCTTCAGGATGCTTTGGGAAGTTCGACCGGGACTACTGGCTTGGCGGGACATCTTATGGGCCAACTTCCTACCGATCTTAAGCAACTATGGCTGGCCACCGGCGGCGAATTTTAGATCAGTTAGTACAGTTTGGAGACGGTTCGACTACATTTCGTTTTCCCCGAAGAAGTTTCCGACCAAGAGTAAAAGCCTGCTCGCGACGCGTGCTCCCAAAAACTGCCGAATTCAACCGGAGGCAGGAGTTTTATGCCCAGTTCATATTCCAATCGGTGGGGACTCGTTCTCGCGGGCGGCGACGGATCGAGACTCAAGTCGTTCACGAAGAGAATCGCCGGCTACGAACTGCCGAAGCAGTTCTGCCCGATACTCAGCTCTAAGCCTCTGCTCGAGGAAACTATCGATCGGGTCAGCCGAATGATTCCACGCGATCGGACCCTGGTTTCGTTGAATCGCGAGCACCGGCGCTTTTACGCCCCGATGTTTCAGGGAGCGGTGAATTCACTGGTAGAGGAGCCACGCAACCGGGGAACTGCTCCGGCAATCCTGCACGCTTTGATGCAAATCTGCGAACGATCGCCCTCTGCGATCGTTGGACTGTTTCCTTCCGATCATTACTTCGGTAATGAAGCTCGATTTATCGAGTATGTAGGTTCCGCCTTCGACGCCGCCGGTGATTCGGACGACGCGGTAGTGCTGCTGGGAGCGGAAGCTACCGGTCCCGAACAGGCGTACGGGTGGATCGAGCCAGAGATCTCGCTGACCTCGGCTCAACCGCGTCTGCTCTCTGTGCGGAGCTTTGTCGAAAAGCCCGACGCCCGACTCGCGAACGACTTATGGCGTAGCGGCGCCCTGTGGAACACCTTCGTACTGGTGGCCCGCGCGTCGGCGCTGATGCAGATGTTCATCCGCGCGATGCCTCGACTGTACAGTTCTTTCAGCACTGTCCGTCCTGTGCTGGGAACCATGTTCGAGGCCGAGGTGCTGACGCGCCTGTACAACGAGCTTCCGACATCGTGCTTCAGCGAGGTTGTACTGCAGCGATGCGCCGCGAATTTGATGGTCATGCCGATGCGTGGTGTCGAATGGTGCGATCTTGGCGAGCCCGCGCGAGTAACGAAGGTCGCCCGGCAGATAGGAGTCTCTCCCCAGTGGGCGGTCGCGTAATATCGCTAATCGATTATCGCGGGCTTCGCCTCGCGAGGAATGGGCAAACGGCGAGAGAGCCGTCTCTCGGCGTCCGCTTGAAGAAGCCGCATCCACGTCCGCCGAAGGCACGCCAGCGGCTGTTGGGTTCGTACGTCGACTCAATCGATCGAGTCGAGATGAGTCTCACGTTCCCACGGACGAAAGTCAGTCCGAAGTGGTGGGACTCCGGATTTATTGTTCCGGTCCTTGCTCTTCTCTGCTGCGTTGCGGTCGTAGCAATCGTGCTGTGAGGATCAGCGAACTTCGAAGTAGAGCCGGTAAAGGGTCTATTTTTTGCGCCCAGGCGTCGGGGTTTTCCGCGCCGACTTGCGCTTCGCCTGGTTCTCAGGCTCCCCCGGCGGAAGGGGCTGACGAGCAGAGATCGTCAACTGTTCTTCGGGATCGGTGGACTGATATAGGCGATCCGTCGGGACCTCCATTTCTTCAGGCAGGGTCCATTGGTGATCGAACGGCGCAATTGTGGTTCCTTGACCCCAGCCGCCTCTCGCGCGATGGAGCTCTTTTTGGCAATCGACGCAGTACGACGCGAACGGAATCGCCATCAGACGCTCAATCGGAATTGCGCCGCCGCATTTGAGGCATCGGCCATACTTGCCCGCGTCAAGCCGTGCGAACGCTTCATCGAGGTACCTGAGTTTCTCTTCCGCACGCGCGATCAGTCCTGCGTGAGTTTCGATCTCTTCGGTGGTGCTCGCCGAATCCATCTCGTCGGCCGGCCCTGCGTCGGACTCTTGCTCCTGGTCTCTTCGGAGATCTATTATTCGCTGCTGGGCTTCTTTGCGAAGCCGGGTCAGCAATTCTCGAAGCATCTCGCCACCCTCGATCGGGTCGGTCTTTAGATCGGAACTCATTTTAGCATTCTCCTCGCCCTTGGCTGGGTCTCGTTCATTCCGGAAGCGCAGTGCCGCGCTGATTTTTTTCCTCTCGCACTTCCGTCAGGGTCGCTTCGCTGAGCAACAGGAGCGTCGCGGCCGAGGCTGCATTCTCGAGTGCGAGGCGAACCACCTTGGTCGGATCGATCACACCGGCCTCGACCAGATCGACGTACTTTCTCTCAGCGGCGTCGTAACCCCAGTTGCCCTGGTGTGCCAGCATCTCATGGATGACCACGCCGCCGTCTTCGCCTGAATTCTCGGCGAGCTGACGCGCGGGCTCCCTCAGCGCATGCTTGAGGATTTGCAAGCCGGTGCGTTCGTCGCCTGCGCACTTGTCTTCTTCGCGCTCGACCGCATCGATTGCTCGGAGCAGGGCCAGTCCGCCGCCGGGCACGATCCCTTCGGCAATCGCGGCGCGGGTCGAGCTGATCGCGTCGTCCAGCGCCTCCTTGCGGCTCTTCATCTCTGATTCCGACGGCGCGCCAACGCGGATGACCGCGACACCGCCGGCGAGCTTCCCGAGCCGCTCTTTCAGCTTGTCGCGGTCGTAATCGCTGGTGGTCTTGTCGATCTGCTGGCGAAGCTGCTTCTTGCGCGCCTCGATCAATTCCTTCTGGCCGCGACCGCCGATAATTTTGGAATTCTCCCGGTCGACGACCACCCTCCGCGCGCGCCCGAGTTCCGCCATCTCCACCTTCTCAAGCTTTATCCCGACATCCTCAGAGATCACGCGCCCGCCGGTCAGAATCGCGATGTCTTCAAGCATCTCCTTGCGGCGATCCCCGAACCCAGGCGCCTTGACCGCGATGCACTTCAGAGCACCGCGGAGCTTGTTGACCACCAGCGTAGCCAACGCCTCGCCATCAATGTCCTCAGCGATAATCACGAGAGCCTGTCCGGCGCGAACGATCTGTTCCAGCAACGGAACCAGATCCTTCATCACGCTGATCTTCTTGTCGGTGATAAGGATTACCGCATCTTCCAGTACCGCCTCCATTTTTTCGGGATCGGTAACAAAGTAGGGCGACATATATCCTCGGTCGAAGGCGAGCCCTTCAACGATCTCGAGTTGGGTCTCGGTGGTCTTGGATTCTTCGAGCGAGACGACCCCCTCGGCTCCGACCTTCTCGAACGCATCGGCGACCAGTTCACCGATCGTTAGATCATTGTGCGCGGAGATGGCTGCTATCTGAGCCTTCTCCCGGCGGCTCTGCACCGCCTTCGATAAGCCGCGCAAAGACTCGACGGCGATCTTGATTCCGCGGTCGATACCGCGCTTCAGATCGATCGCGCTCGCGCCCGCAGCTACGTTGCGAACGCCCTCTGCAAAGATCGCGTAAGCGAGAATCGTGGCGGTGCTGGTACCATCACCAACCGCATCGCCGGTGCGCTCGGCGGCTTGCCGGATCATCTGGGCGCCGAGATTCTCGCAAGGATCCTTGAGCTCGACTTCCCTGGCGATCGTGACGCCGTCGTTGCAGACTACCGGCACCCCGAAACTCCTCTGGATGAGGACGCACTTGGACTTTGGCCCCAGCGTGATTCTGACGGCGTCAGTCAACGCTTTTGCACCACGGAGGAGGCGTTCCCGAGCCTCCGACTGAAAATGCAGTTCTTTATACGCCATCTGGCACCCTCGCAACTTAGCTAGTGCGCGCTCCCCGGATAATCCACGGATGTGGAATTATCCGGGGAAGCAACGCTAGTCGTTTGAATACCTGACGGTCAGTCGATTCTCGACCTCGGCCACGCCCGGTGCGGCCCAAGCCGCCGTCTCCGCCTCGTGTAGTTCGGCCCAGGAGCGGACGGTTCCGCGAAGAATGACCTTGTCGTCGTGAGCCTCGACCGAGATCTGGCGTGCGTCAATCTGGGCGCTCCGCTTAAAAGCCTGTTCAATCTGACTGCGGACCTCTATCGGTATCACCTTGGGCGCTATGACTATCGCATTTCTGACCCCTTTTACGCCCGCAAGATGCCGGACTACACGTTCGGCTGACGATTTCTGATAGTACCAGTCAACCTTTCCCTCTAGGGTGATCCAACCTTGCTTCACGATGACTTTAACGTGGTCCGGAGGTATGGTTGCATCGACTTTAAGTGCTAATGCCGCGGCCTGAGCGATATCGGTGTCAGTCCGTTCGTTGCTGAGCCTTACCTCAATGTCGTTGGCCAATCCCACTACGCCTGCGACGCGCTTTGCAATCCGCTCTGCTCGCCACTTTTCGCTGTAGTTGGACACTTGGCCAGTCAGGGTAACTACGCCATTCTTTCCGGAAACGCCAATGTCGCGGGCGTCAATGCTCGGATCCCACTGAAGTTCCATCTCTACGTCGCGACGCAGTTCGTTGTCAGTTTTCATGTTCATCCGCTCCTTCATGGAAGAAGACCTGCTCGAGCCTCAACCAGGAAATGCGGTCCTCTGTCCACCATTTTGCCATCTCACAAGCCTGACTAAATAGGCCGCGGCTACTACGCGGCCCAAGCCTGAATGATGCGGTGGACGTAGAGCGCAGACCGCTGCCCGAACGCCTGTGATTTCGGCGTCGCTGACCTAGCACGCGGTTCTCATCTCCGCCTCTCGATCCAGAATCACCAAACTCGCGGCCGGTAGCTACTTCCTGGAAATCTCGACGTTCTTTTCTGCTTCGGCCTCGATCGGCACCTTCGTCGCCACAGTCTCCTTCGCCAGCGGAACAGTGATCTCGAGAACTCCGTTCTTGAAACTGGCTTTGACCTGGTCGGCGGCTGCTCCTTCGGGCAGGCTCATCCGGCGCTCGAAGGCGCCGTAAGAAACCTCGCGCCGCAGGTAATCTTCCTTTTTCACCTCTTGCTCGCTCTTGCGTTCGCCCTTGACGCTGAGGATGTTGCCCAGAATGGTGACCTCGATGTCTTTGAGCTCCAGGCCCGGCACATCCGCGCGCACGACGAGATTGCCTTCCTTCACGAAGCTCTCGATGGCCGGCGTGAAGACCTCATCGTAGTTATCCTCGAAGTCCTCGAAGATGCGCGGGAAAGTCGATTCCCAGCGTCGCGCCATCCGTTGAAGATCCCGAAACGGTCTCGCAAGGAATAGTGCTCCCATTCTTCTGTCCTCCATATTTGATTTTTTTGTGTGACGGGAATGGTTCAGTCGTCACTAGCTTCAGCAAGCAACGCGCCATCCAAATTCAGGCGACTGGAAACGAAGCATCGCCAAGCGATGTAGCCGATCGCATCACCGCGCCAGGACCCGCTGCTGCCAATGGACCCAGCGACCGCCGCAAGGGGCACTCGCGCGCTTGTCAGCCACGGCTGCCCGACTAGGGTCATGCATCGAAACTCTTGCCACAGAGGCGCGTATTGGGGGAGCACGATCCGCCATGCTGGGTTGGCATGGCAGTAGCTAGAGGTTCAGGAGGATTCATGAGATGCCCGTGAATGTGGTTAGAACGCGCGAGGAGGAGATCGCGTGGGAGCGCGCAAAGGCTCGCGCTCGCGAAGAATATCCCGACGCTACGGGCGAACGCTTCTATCGAATCGTGATGGCCATCTACAAGAAAATGGCCCATTACCAGCCCCAATCCGCGCGCCATCACCGGAGTGCGCGCTAGCCGAGCGGTCTGGGAAGATACAAGGGGGAAGAGAATGTCCAAGGCATCTGATGACGACGGCACCCTCCTGGCGACGGTGAGAATCGCGTCGAGCCAGGCGGAAGCGAAAAAATCGAAATGATCGAATGGACATTTGGGCGGCGCGTCTTAAACTCGGCGGCATCTGGTCCGCGGCGAAAAAGAAGCCTCGCAGCGCTTTTTCTCGTCGCCGCGGCTCTCTGGTGGGCTCGGCCGCCAATCCGGGCGGCTTCAAACGCTGCCTCAGAGGCGGTCTGCGATGTCAGCGCTGACTACGCCCTTGGTAATGAAGACTACCCTGAGGCAATCCGCCTGCATGAAGAGGTCCTACGCCACGATCCGAACGATGCCCTTGCCCGATATCACTTGGGTTTCGCGTATGCAATGAACCACGATGCGCCGGGGGAGTTACGCGAATATCGCCGCGCCGAAGACTTGGGCCTGCGCCAATGGGATCTCTTCCTGAACCTTGGCCTTCTTTACCTGGAGCGTCACGAGCTCCGCGCCGCACTAAACGCTCTGACGGCGGCGACGAAGCTCGGTCCGCAGCATGCGGAAACGCACTTGAACCTGGCTCTCGCGTATGAGCGCGCGGCGCTGCTCCCTCAGGCGCTGAGAGAAATTTTGGCGTCGCTGGAGCTTGGCCCCGATCAACCGGATGCGCAGAACACGCTCGCGGTAATCGATGCGGAGATGGGCAATTATGAAGGTGCGCGCGCGGTCTGGGTGAAACTGGTTCGAATCGATCCGGATTATCAACCTGCGCGCGTGAACCTGGCCGTCCTCGAGCGAGTAGCTACAGACGGTGCGTCGCCACCTCGCCTGAGCTGGATCTCTGAATCGCCGGGAAGTTCGCGGTGAGTGGAGGATATAGCAAGATGTCCGCAGGTCTGCATCACATAGTCTGGTTCTCCGATCCGGAGTCCTCCGACGTAACGCAGATGGGAGGGAAGAACGCCTCACTCGGGGAAATGACGAGGAACATGCGCCAAGCGGGCATCCCGGTGCCTGAAGGCTTCGCGATCACCGCCGCGGGTTACTGGGCTTTTCTCGACGCAAACGGCCTCAGGCCGAAGATCGCGGCACTCCTTCAGGATTTGAAGAAGGAAAAAATCACCCTTGGTCGTGCGGGGCGCTCGATCCGCGCGCTGATTGCCACGGCAAAGTTTCCGGCGGAAATGGAAGACGCGATCAAAAAGGCGTACCAGGAGCTGTCTGCGAAGGCCCGTCGCCAAAATCTCGACGTCGCCGTCAGGAGCAGCGCGACCGCCGAGGACCTGCCCGATGCGAGTTTCGCGGGCCAGCACGAGACCTATCTCAATGTGCGGGGCGAACGCGATCTGCTCGACGCCTGCCGGCGCTGCTTCGCCTCGCTCTTCAAGGATCGTGCGATCGTCTATCGAGAAACCCACCACTTCGAGCACATGAAAGTCGGGCTGTCAGTCGGCGTTCAGCGGATGGTTCGCTCCGACCTCGGCAGCGCGGGCGTAATGTTCTCGATCGACACGGACAGCGGCTTTCCGAGGACGATACTGATCGATGCCGCATGGGGATTGGGCGAAGCAGTGGTTCAGGGCCAAGTCGATCCCGACGAGTACATGATCTTCAAGCCACTGTTGGCGGAGCCGGAGCTGCATCCGATTATCGAAAAGAATCTGGGCACCAAGGAAGAGAAGATTGTTTACGGCGGGCGTGGCGGCAGTAATCCCACGCGCACGGTTCGTACTTCATCGAGGGAGCGATTATCCTTCGTTCTGAAGGACGAGCAGATCCTCAAGCTTGCGCGGTGGGCAGTGGCGATCGAGGAACACTACCATCGCGCGATGGATATTGAATGGGCGAAGGACGGCAAGACCGGCGAGCTTTTCATCGTGCAAGCTCGGCCGGAGACCGTCCAATCGCGCAGAGAAGGCGCAGCAACCAAGACCTATACCCTGAAAGGCAAGGGCCGCCGGTTGGTAACCGGACTCAGCATCGGCGAGGCGATCGCTTCCGGTAAAGTTTGCAAACTCAAGAGTCCTGCAGAGATCGCGCGATTCGAGAAAGGAGCAATCCTGGTAACCGCAACCACCGATCCGGACTGGATGCCGATCATGAAGCGCGCCGCCGCGATCGTCACGGACCACGGCGGGCGCACCTCGCACGCAGCGATTGTGAGCCGTGAGCTCGGCTTGTCGGCGATTGTCGGGACTGGCAATGCGACATCAATACTTCACACCGGCCAGACCGTCACAGTCTCGTGCGCAGAGGGTGAAGCGGGGTACGTTTACGACGGTGCAATTCCGTTCGAGGTTCGTGACCTCGCCTTCGACGATATAGCTCAGACGCACACCAAGGTCATGCTTAACATGGCCAATCCGGCCGCGGCGCTCCGGTGGTGGCGGCTGCCGGCCGACGGGATCGGTCTTGCGCGAATGGAATTCATCATCGGCAACATCATCAAGATTCATCCGATGGCGCTGGTGTCATTTGCAAAACTCAAGGATCCGAAAGCGCGGCGGCAGATCGCCCAATTGACCCGTGGCTATCGGGACAAGTCGAACTATTTTGTCGACAAACTGGCTTTCGGTATCGCGCAAATTGCCGCATCCCGCTATCCCGATCCGGTGATCGTGCGCCTGAGCGATTTCAAGACCAACGAGTACGCGCGCCTCATCGGTGGTGCGCAGTTCGAACCGACTGAGGAGAACCCCATGCTGGGATGGCGGGGTGCGAGCAGGTACTACAGCGACGGCTATCGCAAAGGGTTCGCACTCGAATGTCGCGCCATCCGAAAAGTCCGTGACGAGATCGGGCTGCGCAATGTGATCGTAATGATTCCATTTTGCCGCACCCTCGATGAAGCCGACAAGACGCTTCAGACCATGGCCGACTACGGTCTCAGGCGAGGGCACAACGAACTCGAGGTGTACGTGATGTGCGAGATTCCATCGAACGTGATCCTGGCGGAGAAATTCGCCGAGAGGTTCGACGGTTTCTCGATCGGCAGCAACGATCTGACGCAGCTCACTCTGGGAGTTGATCGTGACTCCGAGCGGCTGGCCCCACTCTTCGACGAACAGAACGAAGCGGTAACCACCCTAATCAGCAATGTGATCCGATCTGCGCACAAGCTTCGGCGCAAGGTCGGCCTGTGCGGAGAGGCGCCGAGCAACCATCCGGAGTTCGCGCGCTTCCTCGTGCGCGCCGGGATCGATTCAATCTCCGTGAGTCCGGGTAGCTTTGACCGCGTGAAGCGAACGGTCGCTTCAGCAGAGTCCGAGGAACTGGCTACCGCCGCGGCAAAATGAAGGCCCAATGGGAGGCCCAGTCATGCTTGACCTGGCAAACGAACGCCTTCGGATGGTCAAAGATCAGATCGCCGCGCGCGGAGTGCACAATCCGGCAGTGCTCGAGGCGATGCGACGTGTCCCTCGCGAGGCTTTCCTGCCGGATCAACTCGCCGAGTTCGCATACCAGGATACGCCCTTGCCGATCGAGGCCGACCAGACCATTTCGCAGCCCTACATCGTCGCCCTGATGATCGAGAGCGTCGCGCCGCGCGCGAGTGATCGCGCGCTGGAGATAGGAACCGGCTCCGGATACGCGGCGGCGGTGCTATCGGAGGTCGTTGGCGAGGTCTATACCGTCGAGCGCCACGAGCAACTGGCCAAACTGGCAACGAGACGTTTGGACAGTTTGGCATACTCGAACGTAAAGGTTCTTCATGGCGACGGCACCCTCGGCTGGCCCGAGCATGCTCCCTACGACGTGATCCTGGTGACCGCCGGCGGTCCGCAGGTGCCCAAGGCGTTGCTGCAACAACTGGCGATCGGCGGCCGCCTGATCATCCCGGTAGGCGATACCTCGCGACTGCAACGTTTGGTTCGAGTTACCCGGACTAGCGAGGACCAGTTCGATGACGAGGATCTTGGCGAGGTCCAATTCGTCCCATTGATCGGTGCCGAGGGCTGGGACGCCGGCCTCGCCAAAGGCGAGCGCCCGTCTACTCAGCGCAGCCGTCCAGTGACGATCGCCAAGCTGATCCGCGAGACGGCCGAGCCTATCACAGACATCGAGCAGGCCGACGTGAGCTCCTTGATTGACCGGATAGGCGATGCTCGAATCGTTCTGCTCGGCGAGGCGACCCACGGAACCTCGGAGTTCTACCGCATGCGCGCTCGCATCACCAAAGAACTGATCTTGCGCCACGGCTTCAACTTCGTCGCCGTTGAGGCTGATTGGCCCGATGCCGCGCGAGTCAACCAGTATGTGCGCCATGCTCCGGTGCGCCAGGAACAATGGAAGGCCTTCACCCGGTTCCCGACCTGGATGTGGCGAAACCATGAAGCGTTGGACCTGATCGAGTGGCTTCGCGCCTGGAACGCAGAGGTGCAAGAACCGGAGCACCGTGCAAGCTTCTACGGGCTGGATCTATACAGCCTCTTCACTTCGATCGATGCGGTTATCACCTATCTGAGCGGCGTCGATCCGGCGATGGCCGAGGTCGCGAGGCGCCGGTACGGATGCCTCAGTCCCTGGGAACATGATCCCGCAGTGTACGGGCGGGCCGTGCTCAGCGGGCGCTATAGAGACTGCGAAGCCGCAGGTGTTGCGATGCTGCGCGACATGCTGAATCGGCGAATCGAGTACTCACAGCGCGACGGCGATCGCTTCTTCGACGCCGCGCAGAATGCTCGATTAGCGGCCGCGGCGGAGCGCTATTACCGCGTGATGTACTACGGATCGGTCGAATCATGGAATCTGCGCGATCAGCACATGTTCGATACCCTCGAGCGACTGCTGGAGTTCCACGGTCCCGGCAGCAAAGGCATCGTCTGGGAACATAACTCACACGTTGGCGACGCGGCGGCTACGGAGATGGGCGCGCGTGGTGAACACAACATTGGACAGCTATCGCGCGCACGGTTCGCCGAGTCGGCATTTCTGGTTGGCTTCGGTACCGACCACGGCACTGTCGCGGCCGCCTCGGACTGGGACGGGCCGATGGAGGTTAAACGGGTGCGGCCGTCGCACGAGGCCAGTTACGAGCGGCTATGCCACGACTCCGAGGTCAAAGCCTTCATGTTGCATCTTAGGGATCCGGTGAGACAGGCGGTTCGCGACGAACTGGAAGCGGCCCGCCTCGAACGCGCGATCGGCGTAATCTATCGGCCCGAATCCGAACTCCAAAGCCACTATTTCCAGGCTTGTTTGCCCCGACAATTCGACGAGTACATCTGGTTCGATGAAACGCGTGCAGTTTCGCCGCTTCCATCGGTCGTCGCCCCTGGAGTCCCGGAGACGTTTCCGTTCG from Candidatus Binatus sp. includes these protein-coding regions:
- a CDS encoding tetratricopeptide repeat protein, whose product is MIEWTFGRRVLNSAASGPRRKRSLAALFLVAAALWWARPPIRAASNAASEAVCDVSADYALGNEDYPEAIRLHEEVLRHDPNDALARYHLGFAYAMNHDAPGELREYRRAEDLGLRQWDLFLNLGLLYLERHELRAALNALTAATKLGPQHAETHLNLALAYERAALLPQALREILASLELGPDQPDAQNTLAVIDAEMGNYEGARAVWVKLVRIDPDYQPARVNLAVLERVATDGASPPRLSWISESPGSSR
- the ppsA gene encoding phosphoenolpyruvate synthase; this encodes MSAGLHHIVWFSDPESSDVTQMGGKNASLGEMTRNMRQAGIPVPEGFAITAAGYWAFLDANGLRPKIAALLQDLKKEKITLGRAGRSIRALIATAKFPAEMEDAIKKAYQELSAKARRQNLDVAVRSSATAEDLPDASFAGQHETYLNVRGERDLLDACRRCFASLFKDRAIVYRETHHFEHMKVGLSVGVQRMVRSDLGSAGVMFSIDTDSGFPRTILIDAAWGLGEAVVQGQVDPDEYMIFKPLLAEPELHPIIEKNLGTKEEKIVYGGRGGSNPTRTVRTSSRERLSFVLKDEQILKLARWAVAIEEHYHRAMDIEWAKDGKTGELFIVQARPETVQSRREGAATKTYTLKGKGRRLVTGLSIGEAIASGKVCKLKSPAEIARFEKGAILVTATTDPDWMPIMKRAAAIVTDHGGRTSHAAIVSRELGLSAIVGTGNATSILHTGQTVTVSCAEGEAGYVYDGAIPFEVRDLAFDDIAQTHTKVMLNMANPAAALRWWRLPADGIGLARMEFIIGNIIKIHPMALVSFAKLKDPKARRQIAQLTRGYRDKSNYFVDKLAFGIAQIAASRYPDPVIVRLSDFKTNEYARLIGGAQFEPTEENPMLGWRGASRYYSDGYRKGFALECRAIRKVRDEIGLRNVIVMIPFCRTLDEADKTLQTMADYGLRRGHNELEVYVMCEIPSNVILAEKFAERFDGFSIGSNDLTQLTLGVDRDSERLAPLFDEQNEAVTTLISNVIRSAHKLRRKVGLCGEAPSNHPEFARFLVRAGIDSISVSPGSFDRVKRTVASAESEELATAAAK
- a CDS encoding protein-L-isoaspartate(D-aspartate) O-methyltransferase; its protein translation is MLDLANERLRMVKDQIAARGVHNPAVLEAMRRVPREAFLPDQLAEFAYQDTPLPIEADQTISQPYIVALMIESVAPRASDRALEIGTGSGYAAAVLSEVVGEVYTVERHEQLAKLATRRLDSLAYSNVKVLHGDGTLGWPEHAPYDVILVTAGGPQVPKALLQQLAIGGRLIIPVGDTSRLQRLVRVTRTSEDQFDDEDLGEVQFVPLIGAEGWDAGLAKGERPSTQRSRPVTIAKLIRETAEPITDIEQADVSSLIDRIGDARIVLLGEATHGTSEFYRMRARITKELILRHGFNFVAVEADWPDAARVNQYVRHAPVRQEQWKAFTRFPTWMWRNHEALDLIEWLRAWNAEVQEPEHRASFYGLDLYSLFTSIDAVITYLSGVDPAMAEVARRRYGCLSPWEHDPAVYGRAVLSGRYRDCEAAGVAMLRDMLNRRIEYSQRDGDRFFDAAQNARLAAAAERYYRVMYYGSVESWNLRDQHMFDTLERLLEFHGPGSKGIVWEHNSHVGDAAATEMGARGEHNIGQLSRARFAESAFLVGFGTDHGTVAAASDWDGPMEVKRVRPSHEASYERLCHDSEVKAFMLHLRDPVRQAVRDELEAARLERAIGVIYRPESELQSHYFQACLPRQFDEYIWFDETRAVSPLPSVVAPGVPETFPFGV